A window of Magnolia sinica isolate HGM2019 chromosome 13, MsV1, whole genome shotgun sequence genomic DNA:
agcccatgaaatgtgcgcTGAATATAATGAACAGTCTAAATTAAACGATTGGACCATCTAAGAGTCCCAATGTAACATGCAACATGAGCATTATAACATTGCTATGAGAGCACCCAGACAGAATCTCTCACCGTTTTTATGGGAGAAACCGATTAGGTGAAACCCCAgcctcacctaagatggtgtGGTCCTTACCgaggggcccacctggatgtgtgtattctgtatccacaccgtccatcggtttttctaATCATTTCAGCGCATTatccagaaaatgaagcagatccaattatcaggtggaccacgagaagtttttaataataggatgttcaatcaccactgtttcctagagtatgctccacctgagatttggatcttcattttctggataatgctgtcaaataatctggaaaaatggatgaacgaggtGAATATAGAATAgttatatcaaggtggaccccaccgtaaggGCAGCACCGTCTTGGATGAGGCCGGGGTCCACCTAATCCGCACCCTTTAATGGGAATGGAAATCCAATCATCATAatcgtgtggctcatttgataatcAGGTTCGATTGCAAATAAAAAACAACACATTCGACGACTCCACATAAAACAATGGTCAACGATGGCTGAGGACGCTTGCTGAATATGTGGGCCCAACGCACGCATGCAAGATGTCATGTGAGCTGGTGGTAACACGCAAGCTAATACGCCACCTCGCTATACTTTTACAAGACCAAGGTAAGCAAACACCAGGAAATAGCCTGTTTTTATTATGAAAGCCACCGGGAAATAGCCACTTGGAAAACTTGCCAATATAAAGGAAAGGGAAGGAATTATGATTCTAGCAACCAAGAAAACACAACACCTAAGGTAGCTGAAAGGAAGGCATGATGATGGAGTATCTGTTgccaggggtggggtccactctaaCAAGCCTCATGCTCATCTTGGCCGTGGTCTGCCGGCACCTGCTGTTTGGGCTTGATGACCACCTGATTAAATACACCAACATTTTGATTGGATACATCAACCCCTACATTCAGATCAAGATCCCAGAATACAACGGCAAGCGATTCGACCGCAGCGATACCTACGTTGCAATCCAGACGTACCTGGCATCCACCACCTCCGGGTCGGCCAAGAGGCTCAAAGCCGAGATGGGCAAGGACAGCAAAAACCTTACCTACAGCATGGACGACTACGAGCAAGTCACCGACAATTTCCGTAGGGCCAAGTTTTGGTGGTCATCCAGCAGGGCGGTCCAAAAGTCAACGAGCATAACTTTGTTCCCTGCACAGGAGCAACCACGGTATTACACCCTCACATTCCACCGGCGCCACCGCCAGCTTGTCATGGAATACTACATGAGCCATGTTGTGGAAGAAGGGAAGGCAATTGAGGTGAGAAAGCGGCAGAGAAAGTTGTATACCAACAACCCCAGTAACAACTGGTATGGCTACAAGAGGACTGTGTGGAGCCATGTCCTGTTCGAGCACCCAGCGACGTTTGAAACGCTAGCCATGGACCCGGATATGAAGCAGGAGATCATAGAGGATCTCGAGACGTTCCGCGAGTCAAAGGATTACTATGTAAAGATTGGCAAGGCATGGAAGCGGGGTTACCTCCTTTACGGCCCACCTGGCACTGGGAAATCCACGATGATCGTCGCCATGGCTAATTTCCTGGACTACGATGTGTACGACCTCGAATTGACGGCCGTGAAGAACAACACGGAGCTGAAGAAGCTCCTGATCGAGACCACTAGCAAATCTATCATGGTCATCGAAGACATCGACTGTTCTTTAGATCTGTCCGGCAAGCGGAAAAAGAACGCTGAGAAATCAGAGAAGGACACAGATGAGGAGAAACTTCCACCTGGGGTAGACAAGGACGACAATACTAGCAAAGTTACTCTCTCAGGGCTACTCAATTTCATTGACGGACTGTGGTCAGCTTGCGGAGGAGAACGGATCATTGTCTTCACCAAAAACCATGTGGAGAAGCTGGACCCAGCTCTTATACGGAAAGGTCGGATGGACAAGCACATCGAACTATCATACTGCAGCTTCGAGGCTTTTAAAGTGCTTGCAAAGAACTATCTCAACCTCGACTCGCACCCTCTATTTGAGACTGTCCAGCAACTGATTGAAGGGAGTAACATCACCCCAGCAGATGTAGCCGAGAAACTGATGCCCAAGTCCTCCAAAGTCACTGCTGCCGATAAGGCAAACACTTGCCTTAAAAACCTGATTCAAGCTCTCCACAAGGCCAGCGAAGAAGTGAAATCCAAGGAAGCAGCTGCAGCTGCAGCTCAGTTGGAAGAGAAGGGCGACGTGGAGACGGTGAAAATAGACAAAGATGATACTGGCAAAGATGTTGATTAAAATCAACTACAACTGGTATGAAGATTCAATCAAATTTCAATCGCAATAACAATTTGGGTTTCAGCAACAATAGATTGGGAGTAGCGCAGTTCCTCATTTGTAACTTTCCCTATAATGTATAGGGAGTGTACGGAATCTCTACCATGTATAAATGTATAATGTACAGGGAGTGTATGGAAACTCTACCATGTATAAATCTATATTGTACAGGGAGTGTACGGAATCTCTACCATGTATAAATGTATAATGAATAGGGAGTGTATGGAATCTCTACCATGTATAAATGAATAATGTATAGGGAGTGTGCGGAATCAGTACCAAAGTTTTCTCGATAGGAATGAATGATCAATAACAAGAAATCTTTTAAAAAGgggatgcggattggctggtgacccTCCATTAGCTAATagctaatggtcggtgctctttgggccctatcatgatgtatgtatttcattttttaaatatattaaaaaaaatacatttaataagaagtataacggagacgttaacggaagcggtttgcgtgccgagtaactcagcagggtaagcgtactgagtaaagtctgtggagcccaccgtcgtcattcgtgcattgtatcaactccatccatctcttttatcatctaattttagggttttacaacaaaaattaatcatattcaaagatcaagtggaccacaccacctgaaacagtgtgaattgaattctaccgttaaAAAGTTGTCGGGGGCCaacggaagttttatatcaagatgatattattattatttttccattcatccatgtctttgtgatcttatgaatagtttggatgaaaaataaacatcattggggacctagaaatatttcaatggtgaaaatcaatactttcactgtttcctttggtatggtctacttgagcttttgatatacttcagtatTGGtcttaacccctaaaatgatctgaaaaaatagatggacagcatggataaaccacatgaattcacagtgggcccaacagagtttactcagtacgataagtctcgtatgcaatccgatttcacgtgggacgcggatttcctgccaaagccttttgcagtaataTCCTGTGCAAGGATTCCggatgggcccactgcgatgtttgtgataaatcaaacccgttcatccatttttagatatcattttaggacataataccaaaactaaggtatatacaaaactcaaatgggccacacgagaggaaacaatggggatttagtgtccacagttgaaatatttatatggccacaaaagttttgcaccagtctaatattttggtgttttcacttcatcctagtaaaaatgaccttataagcagtttggatggcatataaacatcaagacgcctaggaaggcttcaactgtaggaatttctttctccactatttcatcttgtatggcctagttgagtttttgatcatcctaattttttgttacatgtcttaaaatgagatctaaaaatggatgaatggattgaaattcttataaacatcatggtggaccccaccatacatcctaGTGTTGGAACTTCATGTAAAAGGCTTTCCCCGGTGAATCCATATCCACAGTTTCCATTGGAAATGAActggctactcccttgccactCGGTactatatgggcccaccatgatgtatgtatttcatccatgccgtccatttagttttctagatcattttatggtctgagacaaaaaatgaagtataacccaatctcaagtggaccacattacatgaaataatgttgaatgaacgttgaccattaaaaactttttgggaaccataaaagttttggatcaagcttttcccttcatctgggtctttatgaccaaaccaacagattggatgtcaaataaatagtacggtgggccttaggaggactttaatgatggatatccaatcaccattgttttcctgtggtgtggtccatatgagatttatatccctctcatttttgagatcaacccttaaaattatatgtaaaaatagattaacgaaatggatgaaacacacacatcgtggtggggcccacagagtaccaaccaccaccaccaccggaGGAGTAATcaatccgctttcatttccatttgggattcagtgccacattgagcagtgagactcgctactaaagtgatgtcacctatttatatgggtcccactatgatgtatgttttgtatccacaccgtccatccatttgaagagatcattttagggcatgagccaaagaatgaatcagatccaaaactcgagtggaccccaccacagaaaatagtggagagagtcacacccaccatttattacgactgaatccaatccaaaccccgtcactttgtctactgaaccccgtcactttatttactgaaccctgtcacttagTATTACAACCTcctcactttgtctactgaaccccgtcactttatctgcACCCGTCACGGAGGCCATAGAGAAACTCTTTTTTGTTACTTTGTCTCGAACTTCGTGACTTTATacgcaacatcgtcactttgtctcatGCCCCATTACTTTGTCTTTCtgacctcatcactttgtctactatacctcGTCACTTTttgctgcaacctcgtcactttgtcagtgaacctcgtcactttatctTATGCAACCGCCACTTTGTCTCTGAACTCGTCACTTTGTCTCTGAACCTGTCACTTAGTATTGcaccgtcactttatctactaaaccccatcactttgtctcgTGGAacctttgtactgcaacatcgtcactttatgCTGCAGTAGACAAAGTGGCGGGGTtcgtacaaagtgatggggttcgaTAGACAAAGTGACATGGTGCGATATAAAGTGACGgagtatagtagacaaagtgatgatgtcgATACAAAGTGACGGATTGAAACAAAGTGACGCGGGTTgcgacaaagtgacgaggttgacAAAGTGACGAGTTGCAGTGACAAAGTGGGGTTCGATGAGACAAAGTGATAGGCGTGCAGAAAGTGGTTAGTgacacaaagtgacggggtacagtagacaaagtaacggggtaaaatagacaaagtgacggagttgtagtacaaagtgacggggttcagtaaacaaagtgaaagggttgcagtacaaagtgtcgaggttcactagacaaagtgacgaggttgcagcacaaagtgacgggatacagtagacaaagtgacgaggttgtagcacaaagtgacggagtacagtagacaaagtgacgatgttgcagtacaaagtgacggagttcagtagacaaagtaacggggttgcaatacaaagtgacggggttcagtagacaaagtgacggagttgcagtacaaagttacggggttcactagacaaagtgacgagattgcaacactaagtgacagggttcagtagataaagtgatggggttacagtacaaagtgacagagttcagtagacaaagtgacgaggtttggattggattcagtcataATAAATAGTGGGTGTGACTCtcttcactattttctgtggtggggtccactcgagttttggatctgattcattctttggatcatgccctaaaatgatctctccaaatggatggacggtgtggatacaaaacagacatcatagtgggacccatataaataggtgacatcacttcagtagcactgttttggattttcaaaaattcattaatttttatttttatttttattttatttaattaacctaaatattacttaatgaccattagcactcaatgtcagtttatacagggtgtaccagtgaagaaccgcacaagttcggttaatcatgtaacgtcccgtccaaccagaacagtgtactgaggcgtcctcgtaggatttgccgcaggaccgttcatttaaactactcatggtttggtgtcataactaaattaagttaggattagcccattagagtagaccagtcgggccgtgattgggccaagtgcgggccgtcaagccaaatggccatttacacttggcagcagcccgtgcgggctataccgtgacATAGGAAgttcagaaaattataaaaattgaggggagcatagatctcactgggcttggggaccatcgcggaccacggatcCAGTGGATACCgagaagtgtaatctggcacttgccagtgCGCCCCatcaatgccaaaattagaatctgccacgtgtaaataaaaattgaaatgtaagacatttcggccatcagatttcttcataatctaggatgagggtctaatgtatttttctacacccgcccacaaaatctgggttcCGATCGTGGCACAAtgaccgttgatcgtaaatcagacccgtgcgaccaaaccccatatccgatcatccccaaattttgcatggcccttcatcgggccatgaagcacctatcctataagtttcatggccagaggaccaccaaaactgccttagttatctaaacaagctctagaccgctcgttggtggaccactagttccaaaactatagaataatgtccgtctcattgggcttgacgtccatcgcgggaatcggacctgggtacggtccagaaccggtcaacttgagctgaagaacgagtgcatgagaagtgcaaataccctaaaggaaagatttggaacttaagtgaattgagtcgtccactcttatgcaaagttgaggatttcggaccgtcggtttgtgaccaaactttacccatagaGTAATGATATTTTTCTCCTCATAGCCAGATAGCCGTGGCCCTGATTGactatcagtgaccgttgaatagacttcttatcatatctgtcgatcggcgcatccaaatggcgggccgatcatattcatacgtagatcatcattagggctagctatcctacggtgtatattgacttgtacaccccatagtgggccctagaggctagaaagaccctctcataggtctagtatagtgaaaacccatcccttagggccatttacaccaaacctgagactatataaaggcctcatttggggcacccctctccccatacgaatttgccctagagaaaggaaagagagaagagagaaaagagagaaagggagaagaggaagaggagaaaggaggagaaagagagaggaagaagaaaggaaaagagtatgtggtaggaggtggggcccaaggaagctcaaacttgcaaactctctacccattctccaaggaaacctccaccaaacccacccatgccaagaagaggaggtaagaatggtatatttcccttcaatagagcaacttagtgtagatttataggcattaatgttgtcttcttgattttgatttaggaaatggtggttttacccaaatccccaaaccctaagatctcaaagaatggaaatctcctcttaaggtgcggactattactcttaggtgacctagcaccaattttaatacgagattaatgattttgattgcttggatgttatttttgaaagcctaggaaatcctaggaattgtatgttggttgaaatggtatggatttatatgtttgactctctctgtcatgatgtcgtttatgtttctcacatgatttgatgtatggatgatcatatgctcatgccgtgttgatttttatacgttgttgcttcatatttcgtatgatttcattactcttgtgtgtatgatttctcaacatggaggaagtgttaacttcctcaataacccacaccacacacatacactttatttataatattaatgattttgcttgtaggaaaatttgaattgtatgttgagcaatatgagatcaaggtgttgaatatgtttgatgttacattggtagttagcatgttataagtcactattcctacccttgggttggtcgaacatgaggagagcgaaggtggttccattggtaggaccaccttgaggctaaacccatgggtttggacgagtacgtgtgaGCGGCAGagtggttaggctacatgggtcgcttgtaccgaTGTCGTTCCACCACATACTTGCCTAGCCACTGGccgacccacctagtttgttaaccttgtttgctcacacatgtatggaaaccggaacaccccaccaccattgtagcccatcgataccggatagaAAATTGGTCCAcggcctcgtgagccgggcatagtggaatgggacactatgtccgagccgtcggcctacgctgggtgacgcgcctcccgtagtgaccgcgagcgaccccacattcgcacccccatatgcttgaagtcggggatggggaaaactTGACGGGTCAAGGATGCGGGGTCTCGGCTTCACAcattgggggtcttggcctcgcaagaCTAGTTCAGggtatttgatacgtggggtgtatcgatTCCCCATCtcttggatgaatggacttaactaagaacctggttaacattatcattgcatgacattagctaggttggcgactcggtagtcgcactgagggagtgttgcattggcgatcgttagatgttgtcgcacgagggagcgttgtggtgagg
This region includes:
- the LOC131222685 gene encoding AAA-ATPase ASD, mitochondrial-like; the encoded protein is MDDYEQVTDNFRRAKFWWSSSRAVQKSTSITLFPAQEQPRYYTLTFHRRHRQLVMEYYMSHVVEEGKAIEVRKRQRKLYTNNPSNNWYGYKRTVWSHVLFEHPATFETLAMDPDMKQEIIEDLETFRESKDYYVKIGKAWKRGYLLYGPPGTGKSTMIVAMANFLDYDVYDLELTAVKNNTELKKLLIETTSKSIMVIEDIDCSLDLSGKRKKNAEKSEKDTDEEKLPPGVDKDDNTSKVTLSGLLNFIDGLWSACGGERIIVFTKNHVEKLDPALIRKGRMDKHIELSYCSFEAFKVLAKNYLNLDSHPLFETVQQLIEGSNITPADVAEKLMPKSSKVTAADKANTCLKNLIQALHKASEEVKSKEAAAAAAQLEEKGDVETVKIDKDDTGKDVD